Within the Echinicola sp. 20G genome, the region CCGAAACAAAATGGCCTGCTAGATGCATTCGGGGTAGACACCATGGAAAATACATTACCTAAATCGAAAGAGTATCAAAGTACTAATGGCAAAGTTTTCTTAGCTGGTGACATGCGAAGAGGACAGTCGCTAGTGGTTTGGGCTATTTCTGAGGGTAGAGAATGCGCCGTAAAAGTAGATGAATATTTGATGGGTAAATCCCACTTACCTAGAAAAGATCGCTCCTTTTTCGAGAACGTAGAAGACGCTGAATTCTGTGAATAACAGTAGTTTAGTTTATTTAACAAGTTTGTTAATTCGATGAAAAGCTCCCCGATAATCGGGGAGCTTTTTTATTTTCCTTAATGAATATTCAACAAACCTCTTAGACTTTTTAGATCTTCATATTGCTCCACATCAAATAACATTCTCATTTTGTGGACATTTAACTTCAAGGATTTGGCATCACTTAAAATTTCACTTACAACAGATTGAACTTCCCAATCTTTATCTCTGAATAACTCGCTGTAAAGCTCTTTCATCCCAAGCAAATAAAACGTACCATCCTGTGCCGGGCCTACTACTAAATCTTGGTAACTTAAAGCCTCAAATGCTTCATCCAAAATATCAGCGTTCAACTCCAGACAATCAGATCCAATGATTACCACTTTCTGATATCCTTTACCCAAAACCTCAGCAAAGGCCTGTTCCATTTTTTCAGCAATATTGCCTTGTCCTTGTAGACTAAGATGATAATGATTATTTAAGAGAAACCTATCATCAACCTCATCTTGGAAATAAACGAAGACATCCGCTGGATACTTTTCAACCACTTCATGGGTGTTTTTCAAGAGGTATTCATAAACCTCTGCAGCCTTTTCACTACCAATTACCTCGCCTAGCTTAGTCTTTACTTTACCCGGCTCAGGATTTTTTTGAAAAATTATTATCGCATGTTCATTCATGGTGCTTTGTTACATTTGGGTACTCAATTATAATCAGTTTTTCCGAAAGTTTGTACGCAAAACAACAGCCAAAGCATAAAAAAGAAGATCAAAATTGATCTTCTTTACACTTTTCACTAAAAATATTCACTAAACACCATTACTCATGGCATTTCATCCATCTCCTCTTCTCTGACCTCTTGCACCCCTTTCTCTCATTTTTTCTCTACTTTCCTTTTGAAATTCCTTCCACTTCTCAGTTTGCTCAGGTGTCAGGATCGCCTCTAACTTCTCTTCATGCTCTTTGCGATCCGCTTCCATTTTCTCTCTCATCTCATCGCGATCTTCCTTAGCCTGATCTCTAGCTTCCATTCGCTGCTTTACACTCTCCAGGTTTAATTCATAAACCGCCTTTTTTTGGGTTTCATCCAAATCCAACTCTTCAGCCATACGATTGGTCATTCTTTCGGCCATATCTTCTGGTTTAACATCTGGGCGTTGTTTCCTTTGCTGAGCTTCAGCGGCAATAACTGTTACGGCCATTAGGGCAATTACAAACAATAGTTTTTTCATGGTCATTAATTTTTTGATTATATTCCTTTGACCAAAATCTCTATTCGAGGTTTAACCCAAAGTTAAAAATAATTTCTGCCCCAATAATTATGGCTTCAATTTACTACTTCGGATATGCCAGCAACTTAGACCAATCCACATTGGTGGGACGGCTGGTCACCCCTCCAAAATTTATAGGAATAGGAATATTAACGGGATATGGTTTTAGGTTTAACCACCCAAATCCTGATGGCTCGGCAAGGGCAAACATTGTAGAAAGTGCTAATGAAAATGTTTATGGTGCGCTGTATCAAATCAATGAAAAAGACAAAAATCACTTTTTGACCTCAGAAAAAAACTATGACTTCACATCGGTGAACATCATCACCAAAGAAGGCACAACTAGGGCCTTCACATTTAAATCTTCCCAAAATGTGGATAAAATATTCCCTCATAAGGATTATATCAATACCATTATTAAAGGAGGTAAGGCAATTGGAATCCCCAACACCTATCTTACCAGCATTTTAAACAGAAAACCAGTTAAAGTGTTATTTTAACAAAATAAAGCGTCAATAAACATACATGAACTATAAGATTATTTTTTCAATTATTCATGTTTTTCCTCCACTAACTCATCTTGCTCCTTAGGCTTCACGTATCTTGGCCTAATTAGTAATCTGAGAGCTGGATCAAAAGACAAATAATTCCAAGCCCAATCCAGAAATATAAAAATCCTGTTCTTGACACCCACGATTGCCATCAAATGGACAAAGAGCCAAGTGATCCAAGCAGTAAAACCCTGGAATTTTATAAATGGTAAATCTACCACTGCAAGTTTTCTCCCCACAGTTGCCATAGAACCAAGATCTTTGTATTTAAACGCTTTGGGCTTTCTATTATCTGCCCAGGCAATAAAATTATTGGCCAGATTATCTGCTTGCTGAATGGCCACTTGTGCCACTTGAGGGTGCCCCCTTGGATAATCTTCATCGGTTTGAACACAGAGATCTCCGACCACATAAATACTCTCTGTGCCAGACAACTGATTAAATTGATTTACTTTAAGTCTACCGTTTGGAATCATTTGTTCCTCTTTCAAACCCTTGATATGGTTTGGCTTTACTCCTGCCGCCCAGAGCAA harbors:
- a CDS encoding gamma-glutamylcyclotransferase family protein, producing MASIYYFGYASNLDQSTLVGRLVTPPKFIGIGILTGYGFRFNHPNPDGSARANIVESANENVYGALYQINEKDKNHFLTSEKNYDFTSVNIITKEGTTRAFTFKSSQNVDKIFPHKDYINTIIKGGKAIGIPNTYLTSILNRKPVKVLF
- a CDS encoding DUF4890 domain-containing protein codes for the protein MKKLLFVIALMAVTVIAAEAQQRKQRPDVKPEDMAERMTNRMAEELDLDETQKKAVYELNLESVKQRMEARDQAKEDRDEMREKMEADRKEHEEKLEAILTPEQTEKWKEFQKESREKMRERGARGQRRGDG
- a CDS encoding TIGR04282 family arsenosugar biosynthesis glycosyltransferase, translating into MNEHAIIIFQKNPEPGKVKTKLGEVIGSEKAAEVYEYLLKNTHEVVEKYPADVFVYFQDEVDDRFLLNNHYHLSLQGQGNIAEKMEQAFAEVLGKGYQKVVIIGSDCLELNADILDEAFEALSYQDLVVGPAQDGTFYLLGMKELYSELFRDKDWEVQSVVSEILSDAKSLKLNVHKMRMLFDVEQYEDLKSLRGLLNIH